The DNA sequence AGATACTTGATACTCTAGTTTGCTTCTGCTCCTAATTTTAGATGAATGAACATTCGATGCCTTTGATATTTAACTGCTGACCGCATTTGATCATGAGATTCTTTTCATCTCTTTCTGTTTCCCTACGAATGGCATAAGGCGCATGAATAAACATTAGAATGAATGATCCCTGTGGGATCCTACATTTAGGAATTAAGATAACATGATACAGGGATCATTTCACAAGGAACTGAGGGAATATGCTAGTACAATTCTAATGAACATATATATTGATCATCGTTATCAGCCAACATATTTGACACTCGAACTCGGTTAGGGATTTGAAGGATTTGAAGACTCTGCCTCTTCCACAGTTGGCATTGGGTATCGACACAGGGGGCACAAGTGACTCGTCTTCAGCCACGGGACAATGCAATCTAGATGATAATGGTGTGCGCAAGGCAAAAGAGTAATCAGTTGATCAACTCCACCTTCTGCAAAGTCGTTAATACAAATAGCACATGATGGGTTCTGTTTGATAGTATCTTCTTCCAAGCTGTCTATTCTCACTTTCTGCAAGCTCATAATGGATGATGTAGTTGCAGAAACAAACCTGACCCTATGAGTTTCAAAGGACTCCCATGTGACCCTATCATCGACACCATGATAGTCAACCTCACTCAATGCATATAATTCACTGGTGCTATCAGGATAATCTAATCGAATGGCAATGGGAAATGCCCTGGTAAGTCTACCAATGTCAGTGTCATCATGATGCTCATCAAAACTACCCAATAACCGCACGGTCACGTCTGCAATGACCACAATAATGCGGCGCTCCGGAACAGCAGCTTGTACCACCTGAAATAGTTTTTCGAGGATAGGCGGTTGCTGCTCCAGGGGGACACCTAGTGCCGACATTTCCCTGCTAATACCAGAGTAGGCTTGGCTGTAGTTGGGAGAGGAGTAGCGGATCACAATTTCAACAGTGGAGATTTCACAAGCAGGATGATCAGACCAACTGCGGCTTTGCTTGATGAGATAAATATCAATAGGAAGCATGGTCTCCCCTGCTGGTGGAGGTAATTCTCTTGTTTCTCTTAGGATTGCTCTGCTAAAATAATAATGCTTCTCTGTTTCGGTCGAAATTGACGACATTATGTGTAAATGATCACTACACTATTGTAGCGATGCA is a window from the Rosa chinensis cultivar Old Blush chromosome 2, RchiOBHm-V2, whole genome shotgun sequence genome containing:
- the LOC112185285 gene encoding uncharacterized protein LOC112185285 isoform X1, whose product is MSSISTETEKHYYFSRAILRETRELPPPAGETMLPIDIYLIKQSRSWSDHPACEISTVEIVIRYSSPNYSQAYSGISREMSALGVPLEQQPPILEKLFQVVQAAVPERRIIVVIADVTVRLLGSFDEHHDDTDIGRLTRAFPIAIRLDYPDSTSELYALSEVDYHGVDDRVTWESFETHRVRFVSATTSSIMSLQKVRIDSLEEDTIKQNPSCAICINDFAEGGVDQLITLLPCAHHYHLDCIVPWLKTSHLCPLCRYPMPTVEEAESSNPSNP
- the LOC112185285 gene encoding uncharacterized protein LOC112185285 isoform X2 — protein: MLPIDIYLIKQSRSWSDHPACEISTVEIVIRYSSPNYSQAYSGISREMSALGVPLEQQPPILEKLFQVVQAAVPERRIIVVIADVTVRLLGSFDEHHDDTDIGRLTRAFPIAIRLDYPDSTSELYALSEVDYHGVDDRVTWESFETHRVRFVSATTSSIMSLQKVRIDSLEEDTIKQNPSCAICINDFAEGGVDQLITLLPCAHHYHLDCIVPWLKTSHLCPLCRYPMPTVEEAESSNPSNP